In Sander vitreus isolate 19-12246 chromosome 8, sanVit1, whole genome shotgun sequence, the genomic window ATGGCTAACAGGCCTCTCCCAAGCCTTCTATAAGCACTTCTATAATGCAGTGGCAGGTAATGTGGAGCTTTTTGATGATGTGTAATTTGCACATGAATCCCAGGGATCCTCTCTAAGAACATTAGTGACATTAGTGTAATCTATTTTGGCTGTGATCATCCCCAGTACTATCTTCAATTTGGTGTCAGACTTTGGCCGGCCGTTACATTCGTCTTCGCAGCAGCAGGTGTGGCTGACGTTGTACTTGACCCCCCGATAAGAGGTGATTTCATGGGAGCCACAGAGTTCAGTGTCCACGCAGCCCTGAGCCGACAGGATGTGGAGGGAGCCGTAGTGGCCTTTGGAGCTGGAACAGCGCTGACCAG contains:
- the LOC144522301 gene encoding protein Bouncer-like isoform X2, which gives rise to MASQRKSSLEAHLLGPRWFLTCILLATALVLPAVSLDSLLCYYCPLQHKGKFCPKITSQCLPGQRCSSSKGHYGSLHILSAQGCVDTELCGSHEITSYRGVKYNVSHTCCCEDECNGRPKSDTKLKIVLGMITAKIDYTNVTNVLREDPWDSCANYTSSKSSTLPATAL
- the LOC144522301 gene encoding sperm acrosome membrane-associated protein 4-like isoform X1 translates to MFYAEQQTDDTVPQVDKSSHGLGFLTYRKMASQRKSSLEAHLLGPRWFLTCILLATALVLPAVSLDSLLCYYCPLQHKGKFCPKITSQCLPGQRCSSSKGHYGSLHILSAQGCVDTELCGSHEITSYRGVKYNVSHTCCCEDECNGRPKSDTKLKIVLGMITAKIDYTNVTNVLREDPWDSCANYTSSKSSTLPATAL